The Kluyvera intermedia genome includes the window TATGCAGGTGTTGGATATGATCCGCGCGGCATTGTAAAACGCTTTGCCCCGGTGGGTACGTGGTTTATCGGGGCATATTAACGAGAGAATTTGCGGGAGCCAATCACGCAGGCAATCACGCCGAGCGTTGACAGCACCATCATGGGACTTACTGTTTCATGCAGGAGTGTGGCGGACAGACCCAATCCCAGAAAAGGCTGAAGAAGCTGTAATTGGCCGACCGCAGCAATCCCACCCGTTGCCAGCCCTTTGTACCAGAAGATAAAACCAATCAACATACTGAATACGGAAACATACCCTAACGCTGCCCAGGTTGCCGCTGTCATAGGGTTAAAACTCTCCGGCAGTGTGACCACCGTGGCAAACAGCATCACCGGTAGAGAGATAATTAACGCCCAACTGATGACCTGCCAACCTCCGAGAACACGCGTTAACTTTGCTCCCTCGGCATACCCCAGGCCACAAACCGCGACCGCCGCCAGCATCAGCAGATCGCCGGTCAGCGAAACGGAGGCACTTTGTGAGAGGGCAAACCCCATAACCAGAAAACTGCCGATGAGCGAGAAGATCCAGAACGCTATTCCAGGGCGCTCAGCGCCGCGCAGAACGCCAAAGATAGCGGTTGTCAGCGGAAGCAGCCCGAGAAAAACGATAGAGTGTGCTGACGTTACGTGCTGTAGCGCCATGGCGGTCAGCAGGGGGAAACCGATAACCACGCCTAATGACACCACAACCAACGGCAGGATTTGTGAAACAAGAGGTCGTTTCTGACGAAAACCCACGATCAGCCCAACCGCCAGAATTCCTGCCAGAGAGGCTCGCGTAAAGGTCAGGAAGAAAGGATCCATATGCAGCACCGCAATGCGCGTTGCTGGCAAAGAACCGCTAAAAATCACCACACCCAGCAGTCCATTAAACCAGCCAGAAATCGAGCCTGAATCGGTCTTAGCTAATCCTGAATCCACCACACACCTCACTTATACGATAGCGTTTGTCGGTTTGAGCATTTGTTGGGCGAATGGTAATCTCAACGATCTAAGACAATCAAATAATTGTCATGGATACAATTGATGAAGGCACGATACAAAAGCATCGTAGACCGATTGGCTCATTTAATTAGAACCGGGGCGATTTCTCCTGGGACGCAGCTACCGACTCATCGGATGCTGTCGACCCAGGAACAGGTCTCGCTTGCCACCGCGACGCGGGTCTATCGTGAGCTGGAAGCCATGGGATTAGTCAGCGGCGAAACGGGACGAGGAACGTTTGTCCGGGAAATTTCGCTGCCTTACGGCCACGGCGTTGACCAACAAGCCGTCGCTACCGATGTTATCGACCTCAACTTTAACTATCCGTCTTTGCCGGGGCAGGGTGAGCATTTGCGTGATGCGCTCAGGCAGATTGCGCTGGCAGGCGATATCGAGTCGCACTTACGCTATCAGCCGCACGCCGGCAGGCTAAACGATCGAACGATTATTGCCGGGCACCTTTGTACTCGCGGATTTCAGACCACGGCGGACAGTGTGATTATCGTCAATGGTGCGCAACATGGGCTGGCTGTGACGGTGATGGGGCTATTGCATCCCGGTGACGTCGTGGCGGTAGACGCTTTAACCTATTCGGGGTTTAAAGTGCTGGCAGCGCTTTATCATCTTGAGCTTGTCGCGATACCGTCATTCGCTGACGGGCCAGACCTGGTTGCGCTCGAACAGCTTTGTCAAAAACGGCGTGTTAGGGCGGTGTACGTCATGCCGACATTACACAACCCGTTGGGTTGGGTATTAAGTCACCGCCAACGACAAACACTGGCAAACATTGCCACCGCTCATGATCTATTGATTATTGAAGATGCGGCCTACGCTTACCTTTGCCCCTCGCCGCCTCCGCCATTGGCGTGTTATGCGCCGGACCGCACGGTGTATATCACCGGGTTTTCTAAAAATGTGGCAACCGGGTTGCGAGTTGGCGTTGTGGTCTGTCCCGCCGCGTATCGGACCGCGTTGGAAAGGGCCGTACGCGCTACCACGTGGAATACGCCATCGTTGATCGCTCGTGTTATCTGCACCTGGATTGAGGACGGTACGGTTAACCGTTTTGAGACGCTAAAGCGGCGTGATGCCCGTAAACGGCAAGCGATACTGAGAGAAACGTTTGCCGGTCTTCCCTATGTCTCACACCCGAATTCCTATTTTGCCTGGCTGCCTTTGCCGGATGAATCACGCGCCGACAGACTGGCTAACGCGCTGATGGAAAATAATATCTCCGTATCAACGGCTGAACCTTTTTGTACTTCACAGACGGTCCCTCAGGCTATTCGAATTGCGCTGGGTTCGGTCACGCTTGAGCAGTTGCGCGCGGTGTTAGTGAAGGTGCGTGACGCGGTGGAATTTGAACAGTATGGAGCGTGAAAGCGGGCTGGAATGATAGCGGAGATTGAATGCTCGATTGTAGAAAGCAAAAAGCCCGCTTAGTTTCCTAAGCAGGCTTCTTAAATATGGCTCCTCTGACTGGACTCGAACCAGTGACATACGGATTAACAGTCCGCCGTTCTACCGACTGAACTACAGAGGAATCGTGTGAACGAGGCGAATATTAACGATGTCCCTCTGGCTTGTCAAAGGATGAAAGCGCTAATAAGTTCGTTTGCTGACAATTTCAGCAATTCATACGGGATTGCTGTTTTTTTAGCACATTTGCACCGTCAAAGTGCAGATATACCCCTTATGGGGCAGATCGTAATCTTCTGACAGCAGCTAAAAAGGCCTTGAGCGATAGGATTGCGGGGTTTTAGGTGGATTTTAAAAACTGGCAAGCATCTTGCAACTCCTCCGATTACTTAACGCCAGTGTGGCAGTGGATCCTTTCGGAGGCAAAAATGAACTTCAGACGACTCAAGTATTTTGTAAAAATCGTCGATATCGGCAGCCTGACTCAGGCAGCAGAAGTGTTGCATATTGCACAGCCTGCGCTGAGCCAGCAGGTCGCGACGCTGGAAGGGGAGCTTGATCAGCAACTGTTAATTCGCACCAAGCGGGGCGTTACCCCGACTGAAGCGGGTAAGGTGCTCTATACCCATGCCCGGACGATTTTACGTCAGTGTGAACAGGCTCAGCTCGCTGTGAACAATGTGGGACAGACGCTGAGCGGTACCGTGTCCATTGGCCTTGCGCCCGGCACGGCAGCATCGTCAATCACTATGCCGCTGCTCCAGGCAGTACGTAATGAGCTACCGGACGTGCTGGTCTATCTGCACGAAAATAGCGGTACCGTATTGAATGAAAAACTGCTCAATAACCAACTGGATATGGCGGTGCTTTATGACCGTGCGCCGTTGGCGGGGATTGTGAGCCAGCCGCTGCTTAAAGAAGATTTATATCTGGTGGGTACGAGTCATTGCCCAGGCCAAAGCGTCGACCTCACCACGGTTGCTGAAATGAACCTGTTCCTGCCTCGCGACTACAGCGCCGTGCGCGCCCGCGTGGATGAAGCGTTTTCGCTGCGCCGCTTAACGGCAAAAATTATTGGTGAAATTGAATCTATCTCAACGCTCACTGCGGCAATCGCCAGCGGAATGGGGGTCACTGTACTGCCAGAGTCAGCTGCACGCTCGCTGTGTAACGCGGCTAACGGTTGGATGGCGCGCATTACCACTCCTTCAATGAGTTTGCCGCTGTCGCTGAATGTTTCGGCACGTGGACAACTGACGCCAGAGGCCCAGGCGGTGAAGGAAATTTTGATCTCATTGGTTAGCCGTCCGATGCTGGATAATCGAGAATTGCAGCTGGTCAGCTAAGCTTATATTCCATTCAGATATAAGTTGCTGGTTTTTATTATTTGTTCACGAGGGCAACAGACTTTAACAATAGCGTAATGTCTGATTGATCCGGAGTGAAGCGTGAACTTCCAGCAACTCAAAATAATTCGTGAAGCGGCGCGGCAGGACTATAACCTGACCGAAGTTGCCAATATGCTTTATACCTCTCAGTCCGGTGTCAGCCGCCATATTCGCGAGCTTGAAGAAGAGTTGGGAATTGAGATTTTTATCCGCCGTGGGAAGCGTCTGCTTGGGATGACTGAGCCGGGTAAAGCATTATTGGTCATTGCTGAGCGTATTCTGAATGAGGCCAGTAACGTGCGTCGCCTGGCCGATCTGTTTACTAATGATGCTTCCGGTGTGCTGACTATTGCCACCACTCACACGCAGGCACGTTACAGTCTGCCCCCGGTGATTAAGGCATTCCGTGAAATTTTCGACGATGTTCGCCTTGAGTTGATTCAGGGGACGCCGCAGGAAATTGATGTGCTATTGCACAGCGGTGGCGCGGATATCGGTATCGCCAGCGAACGCCTTAGTAATGACGCCACGCTGGTGGCTTTTCCCTGGTTCCGTTGGCATCACAACCTACTGGTGCCCAAAGATCATCCGCTCACCCAGACAACCCCGCTCACCCTGGAAGCGATTGCCCGCTGGCCGTTAATTACCTATCGACAAGGCATTACCGGTCGCTCACGCATTGATGAGGCCTTCAGCCGGAAAGGGTTAACGCCGGATATTGTCCTGAGCGCGCAGGATTCAGACGTCATTAAAACCTACGTTGATCTGGGCCTGGGTATTGGCCTTGTGGCCGAGCAATCGGGCGACCCGCAGGAGTCTGGGAGCCTGGTACGGCTGGATACGCATCATCTTTTCGATGCGAATACCGTTTGGTTGGGACTCAAACGTGGCCAGCTTCAGCGTAACTATGTGTGGCGCTTTATTGAATTGTGTAATGCTGGATTGTCTCTTGAAGAGATTAAACGGCAGGCGATGGAGCCTGAAGAGGCGGCTCTGGATTACCAGATTTAACGCAGCGAAAAACGCTACCCACCACCGGTGGGTAGCGTTAGCGGTTATTTTGTGAATTTCACAGGATTGTTGCGGTAAGCTTTCAGCTTCGCACGCATCCAACTGCTGCTATTGCGGTTCACTGCGCTCACCACGCCGGTGGTTGCGCCACCGCCAACCTGGACGTGGAAAATACCACGTGACGGGAAGTCAGCATATTTAGGTTCCGACAGATCCCAATCATGGCGACTGAACAGCTCCTGCGGATTACGGCCCATCATGCTGGTATGAACGTCAAGGAATTCAATATTCAGCAGATTGGCGTTAATAGCCTCTACTGAGTTGCCAATTTCAGCATGCCCCATCAGATAGCTGCCGCCGGTTCCCCAGAATTGCTCATCGAGCGAGGCGACGTCTTCGGATACGCTTGCCAGACGGCTTGTTGGCATCTGCCATGGCAGGACCGGCTGACGCAGATGTCGGCTCAGGGAAGCACAGAAATCGAATGTCCGATCCCATTCGTACGGTGAGTAACAGTAACCATTTTTATAGGCACGAGCGGTAAAATCGTCGGCTTCATAGCGGTCTGCCGCCATAAAGTCAGCGCCTTTGGCGACTGCGGCAGTGCCGTCAGTACGGGTGTACTCGATATCGTCAAAAACGCCCACCAACAGAGCATACTGGGCACAAAGTTTGCCTGCCAGAGCTGGGTCGATGGTCATTTTTTTCTTAACGCCATCTTCTGGGTCGAAAACGTCGTCATAGGTGAAGTCGCTATAAACCCACTGGGAACCCCCTACGCTCCACAGGTTCAGCTGCCAGCCGAGCACAACATCCGGTGCGACAACGCGAACCAACCAGTTAACCCCTTTGATATAGCCTTTAAGGGTGTCGGTAATTGCTGCTGGAATGTCGATATTCACGCCGTGATGCGCCATGGCTTCAGCTAAGGGCTGGCGTACTGGGATCGCGTAGTCCGGCGTAAAACCGTACTTCTGACATTCGCCCAGATAATCCGGGTTAACGATAAAGCCCGCAGGTACCGAGTGCTCATCGTCCTTCATCGCTTGCGCCATTTTCAGGGCCTGGATGAAGTTAGCGAAGCTGAATTTATGGCGCAGCGGATCATCGATAATGTTTTCGACATCGCCTAACGATAAGTTACAGGTATAAGAAACCATGACGGGCAGAACGCTGTCATGGGTAATCGCTTCAACATCGCGCGCCATCTGGATAATTTTTGAGGTTGGCTCTTTGGCCGGATCCAGATAGTCAGAGGCATCGCCCATACCGTCATCGCCGGAATATTTGAACAGCGAAGAAATGCGGGCCTCGGCCATATCTTCAACGTTACTCGGCGACATATCCGCGCAACCCCCAAAGCTCAAGAAGTCAGGGAAACCTTTCACGCGTAAACTGGCGCCTTCGGTAATCGTCACCGTTAAAGTAACGGCGGACTGGCTGTCCACATTCAGTGTGGTTGAGTCGACATCAATATAATGCACGACATCATCGTGAATCAGCGTGCTGGACGCTATCTGATACGTACCCTGGGCAAGCATCACGGATTGCGTTTGGCGACCTGTTTGCATCGGCAACTGAGTGAAATGATATTGACGTGGGAGAGATTTGTCCTCAATAAGGCGCAAATCAAAAGTGGCAGCAACGGTTTTTTCAGCCTTAACGATGACAGTGAGCGCCGCTGATTGGCTCTGTGTGTCATCGTTCTGACGAATCTGTTCATGACCTAATATCACTGTATGAAGCTGATTATTCAGGGCGCCATTGATGGCATCAAACAGATAGTGAACGTTATTCAATCTAATATCATCGATGCGCACACTGAACTGGCCTACAACGGGTAACTGCTCCAGGCGCAGATTCTGGCCGGCCAATAACGTGAAATGCTGTTTTTCAACGTTATTCTCAAGGTAGGTCAGGCTCATCGCTTCATTGAACAGCGCATGGTCTGCGGCCAGGTCAATCGTAATGTCCAGCGTGGTGCTAAGTTCAGCTTGCTCGAAAGCAACAGTGAGTGAGGTGCGTTGACCTTTCGTGATGGTCAGTGTTTCAGCACTCAGATTGACTTGGGCACGTACGGTGCCATCGACCGTACGCAGTTCTGCCGCCGAAACAGCGTAGGAACCGGCATCAATATTGAAAGCGTTTGTTCCCGCAGTTGGA containing:
- a CDS encoding DMT family transporter, translating into MVDSGLAKTDSGSISGWFNGLLGVVIFSGSLPATRIAVLHMDPFFLTFTRASLAGILAVGLIVGFRQKRPLVSQILPLVVVSLGVVIGFPLLTAMALQHVTSAHSIVFLGLLPLTTAIFGVLRGAERPGIAFWIFSLIGSFLVMGFALSQSASVSLTGDLLMLAAVAVCGLGYAEGAKLTRVLGGWQVISWALIISLPVMLFATVVTLPESFNPMTAATWAALGYVSVFSMLIGFIFWYKGLATGGIAAVGQLQLLQPFLGLGLSATLLHETVSPMMVLSTLGVIACVIGSRKFSR
- the nac gene encoding nitrogen assimilation transcriptional regulator NAC; protein product: MNFRRLKYFVKIVDIGSLTQAAEVLHIAQPALSQQVATLEGELDQQLLIRTKRGVTPTEAGKVLYTHARTILRQCEQAQLAVNNVGQTLSGTVSIGLAPGTAASSITMPLLQAVRNELPDVLVYLHENSGTVLNEKLLNNQLDMAVLYDRAPLAGIVSQPLLKEDLYLVGTSHCPGQSVDLTTVAEMNLFLPRDYSAVRARVDEAFSLRRLTAKIIGEIESISTLTAAIASGMGVTVLPESAARSLCNAANGWMARITTPSMSLPLSLNVSARGQLTPEAQAVKEILISLVSRPMLDNRELQLVS
- a CDS encoding PLP-dependent aminotransferase family protein produces the protein MKARYKSIVDRLAHLIRTGAISPGTQLPTHRMLSTQEQVSLATATRVYRELEAMGLVSGETGRGTFVREISLPYGHGVDQQAVATDVIDLNFNYPSLPGQGEHLRDALRQIALAGDIESHLRYQPHAGRLNDRTIIAGHLCTRGFQTTADSVIIVNGAQHGLAVTVMGLLHPGDVVAVDALTYSGFKVLAALYHLELVAIPSFADGPDLVALEQLCQKRRVRAVYVMPTLHNPLGWVLSHRQRQTLANIATAHDLLIIEDAAYAYLCPSPPPPLACYAPDRTVYITGFSKNVATGLRVGVVVCPAAYRTALERAVRATTWNTPSLIARVICTWIEDGTVNRFETLKRRDARKRQAILRETFAGLPYVSHPNSYFAWLPLPDESRADRLANALMENNISVSTAEPFCTSQTVPQAIRIALGSVTLEQLRAVLVKVRDAVEFEQYGA
- the cbl gene encoding HTH-type transcriptional regulator Cbl, whose protein sequence is MNFQQLKIIREAARQDYNLTEVANMLYTSQSGVSRHIRELEEELGIEIFIRRGKRLLGMTEPGKALLVIAERILNEASNVRRLADLFTNDASGVLTIATTHTQARYSLPPVIKAFREIFDDVRLELIQGTPQEIDVLLHSGGADIGIASERLSNDATLVAFPWFRWHHNLLVPKDHPLTQTTPLTLEAIARWPLITYRQGITGRSRIDEAFSRKGLTPDIVLSAQDSDVIKTYVDLGLGIGLVAEQSGDPQESGSLVRLDTHHLFDANTVWLGLKRGQLQRNYVWRFIELCNAGLSLEEIKRQAMEPEEAALDYQI